In the Roseiconus lacunae genome, GTAGTGGAGAGAGAATCGCGCCTTGCGGCACGCCCTCTTCGGTTGCCTCTAGCCGCCCTTCGATCATCACGCCTGCGTTCAGAAAGCGACCGATCAGTTTGAGCATTCTCGGGTCCCCGATGCGTAAACGCAGCAGTTCCAATAAACGCTCGTGACAGACATTGTCGAAGAAACCTTCGACGTCTGCGTCACTGATCCAGTTCACTCGTCGAGTCGCAATCGAATGACCGAGCGCCGCGAGTGCTTGGTGAGGCGATCGTTTGGGCCGGTAGCCGTACGATGTGTCGAGAAAGTCCACTTCGTAGATCCGTTCCAAAATCATCACCATCGCTCGTTGAACGAGCTTGTCTTCCACGCAAGCGATACCGAGCGACCGCGTTTTGCCATTCCCCTTCGGGATCAACTTTCGCAGACTCGGTAATGGTCGATAGCTGCCCTGGTGCAGACGCTGAAGGAGATCCCGAAGGTTTGCTTCAAGGTGCTCCTCGTAATCCTCGACCGTGACGCCATCAACTCCCGGCGTTTTACCGCGTTTCAATCGGCGGAACGCGTACCAAAGCAACTCATAATTGAGAGCGGAGAAAAGGTTATCGAAAACCTCTTCCGGTTGCGATTCCGCTCTACTGGTGATGCGATCCAGTCGCATTAGCACCGACTCTCCGCCACTGCGTGCGGTCGATGTGAGATCTGGATCGCGTTTTGGCCCGACCGCCTTCCCTGCATCGATATTACTCGACTTCGATCCACTTGATTGGCATTCAAGCTTCAGCGGTACTATGCGGTCGTCCGACTCCCTGGGCGTCATTTGTTCTCGTCGCTTATTCCACTCCTCGAAACATACTCGGCTTGCCATGACTGGCTGTCATGGTCAAGCAAAGAACACCAGGGCCTCACTGGTTGCCTACTTGACGTTGTGTGTAGCGCGAATGGGTCGCCGACCCCGGGTCTTCGCTTACAACTCGCCGTTGACGTTGCAAGCGATGTTGCCTTCAGGCATGCACAAACCTTGGGCAGAATCCAACAGTTACCAAATTTCGGGGCTACTTCCATTCATCGCTGCGGGGCCACCCACAGTCGATTCATCCTCACTACCTTTCTGTGTACGCTTCAAGCTACGATTTCAAACACTGTTCTTATACGCAGCCTGCAACACTCGATACTGGGCACGTGGCTAACGCTTACCCAGGCGGGATTCCCACCCGCTAGTCAAGCAGACCTTGCCAGTCCGCACGTGCACCACTTGGTTCGTCAGGCTACGTTTGCCGCCGGCTGGAAGTTCGACGGGCCAGAACCATTGTAGCAATCGCTGCGTGGTGATGGGCCTTATTGTCAAGTGGGATTACGATGTTAAACCGTGACTACGATTGCGATCAACAAGCGACAGAGGTTCCGTCGTCATTGGATGGGCCGGTACGTGAGCCTATGCGATGGGACAGGCGCGACAGCCAAACCGCAACATCAGGTGCGATCAACAGGCGACTGATGTCACGTTGCCAATCAATGGGCCCCTACGTGAGTCATCCGGCACGACGGACGCGATTCGCGTTGCGAATCGCCAAGCCATCATCCGATTGGAGACGATGATCTATCAACCCGTGACATCAAGAGCGATCACCAGGAAACAAAGGTCGCGTTACGACGCGATGGGCCCAAGTCCAGCCACAACGACAGGCGTCGGATTAAATCCGCATTCGAAGGTGAATGAACCAACGAACGTGAAGTAGCACGACGAACGGCGGGGTTCAGCGGGGCCGCGCGAAGGACTTTCCACTTCAAAAACGTCAGCTCGCGGCCTCCGTTGCAACCCATGGTTCTGCCTTCTTCGCGTTAGAGATAGAGCCCCTCAGGTTTCTCCATCATCGAAATCATATTGTCGACGAGTTCCGCGCGGCGCTCAATCCCGGCATCACGAAATAGCCTAGCCAAGCGTGTGCCGAATGAACGTGCCGTCAGGCCGTATCGTTCGCGAAAGGACGTTGTTTCAAGCGCGGCACGGTCTCCAATAGTAATCCACATGAAAACGGCATCGAGAAATTGTCCACGTCGGTGATAATCGTCAACCATTGCAATCGACAATTCGATATCGCGGCTTTCCGCGACACCAGTATCGAGAGTCAGGTCTTGAACGTTCTGCATGAACGGATCGTCGCGAAGAGAATCATCGGGTTCCTTGAGCTTCTGTAGCCACAGGAGCGCTTTGCGGGCCCAATCGGGCCGGAAGGAACCCGGTAGAATGTGATCGGACCAGAAACAACCGTCCCAGAAAGCAAGGGGACAGAGCAGGGATTGGCGCAAGTGAATTGATGCCTGCGATTGCCGCCGCGTCCGCCGAAGCAGATACCCAAGGCCAAAGTGAGCAGCCCCATACTCCGGGAGAAGGTCGACCGCTTTGCGGTAATGTGATTCCGCGTCGTCAAGTTCGTTGGCAGCGATCAGTTGGTCGGCAACGGCACAATTTCGGAATGGCGAGTCAGGATCAAGCATCAGGAGTTGCTTGTGGTCGTCGACGGCAACGACATCGGGAATAGAGACCGTAGGTCGTGGAACGTTCACGGCATCAAATGCCGATTCAAACTCGTATGTAAGCTTTCGGTCTTCGTCGCGGGCAAGTTGGCAACGCCCGGCGGAAGTCAGATCGCCGTGTTCCGGGATCAATGCGTATGCATCATGGCTGCTGTACGCCACCATCGGTGGCCGATCTTCGCATCCAATTGGCCAGTAGAATCCGTGATAGTCACCGTTTCCAGTTGCAGCGAAAGGGAAAAATCCGACAGGCGGGTAAACGATGGAATAGACGGTCGTTCGTGTTGGCGTGCCATCAGGGTAAGAACCACCTTCGACGTTGAGGATGTCATCGTCATAAACGGTGGGCATTTGCATCATGTGTCAAATCTTCAATGGCAGAACGGTGGCGTTCACCGAGGCACGGCGAACGATGTCAATTCAAATTAGATCCGACTCCGTGCCTTCGGTGCAACGCGTTGTTCGTCGAGCATCCCTGTCGTCGAGCAGCGCGATACTCCGCCAAGTTGCCAGGGCAATGACGATGCTCAAAAACCAAAAACCGCATCTCGACTCCCTGTCACAACAGCCAACGCAACGACGAAAACAATCGTTGCGATCAAGACGAAGTCCCAACGTCGAAATCTAGGAATCGCACGTTCGGAAATGAACGAACCAGCGACAATTCCGAGGAGCAATGAAACGACCGGAAGGAGTGATTCTTTCGCAGCGTACCAGAGCCCTATCGCCCCGTAGCCATTGGCCTGGAAATTCCAACATTGGTATAGATAGAAACCGACAGGGATTCCAGCAAGGCATACAATCCAACATCGTCTCACTCGCACGACACCCGCAACTGCCGGAGTTGCAAGAAAAATTGAAGGAAGCAAAATCAAGTGGAATAGCTCTTGAAAGCCGTCCTGCCAACTCCCGCTCCGAACGACGGTTGTCGGTGAACACGCGAATGAGAGCAGATTGATCTCGAGAACTAGCAGATACGGGCCAAAGAAAAAACCTGAAACAACCAATATGCCCATCGCCATGAGTTGGCCAAAACGGGTTCCGATTCCGTGCGGAAACCAGCGCGACCAGCAACCACCGA is a window encoding:
- the ltrA gene encoding group II intron reverse transcriptase/maturase; this encodes MASRVCFEEWNKRREQMTPRESDDRIVPLKLECQSSGSKSSNIDAGKAVGPKRDPDLTSTARSGGESVLMRLDRITSRAESQPEEVFDNLFSALNYELLWYAFRRLKRGKTPGVDGVTVEDYEEHLEANLRDLLQRLHQGSYRPLPSLRKLIPKGNGKTRSLGIACVEDKLVQRAMVMILERIYEVDFLDTSYGYRPKRSPHQALAALGHSIATRRVNWISDADVEGFFDNVCHERLLELLRLRIGDPRMLKLIGRFLNAGVMIEGRLEATEEGVPQGAILSPLLANVYLHYVLDKWFERDVKPRLHGEAYMVRFADDFICCFEHECDARSYQAVLPKRLARYSLSIAEEKTKLIRFGRFARRDLQRLGNTAPETFDFLGFTHYCGRSRAGRFKLKRKTSTKKLRMKLLDMRRWLQSQLSTPVGEMWQTLRAKLRGHYQYYSVNDNWPMLMAYRGKVLALAKRHLSRRSQASYVNWRQFYHFVDRYPLPCPPKITDLIAMARVGGR
- a CDS encoding tetratricopeptide repeat protein, with amino-acid sequence MMQMPTVYDDDILNVEGGSYPDGTPTRTTVYSIVYPPVGFFPFAATGNGDYHGFYWPIGCEDRPPMVAYSSHDAYALIPEHGDLTSAGRCQLARDEDRKLTYEFESAFDAVNVPRPTVSIPDVVAVDDHKQLLMLDPDSPFRNCAVADQLIAANELDDAESHYRKAVDLLPEYGAAHFGLGYLLRRTRRQSQASIHLRQSLLCPLAFWDGCFWSDHILPGSFRPDWARKALLWLQKLKEPDDSLRDDPFMQNVQDLTLDTGVAESRDIELSIAMVDDYHRRGQFLDAVFMWITIGDRAALETTSFRERYGLTARSFGTRLARLFRDAGIERRAELVDNMISMMEKPEGLYL